The sequence GAGCCGGCGATGAGCAATCTTGCCTTGCTTTGCGGGAGGATTTCCAAACTTTCACATGGAAATTGGTGGTTTATGCTGGCGTGGCCGTGTAAGTTGGATGAGAAACAGCCGAAAAGTAGAGTAGTACATAACCCACACCACCACTTTGGTCTCCGCTCACCAAGCGCCGTAAGACGCCACAAGGAACGGCCATCAGCGCCAGTATTCCGCACATTGGGATCTGCTGTTGCCGGCCTCGGGCTCCATTGAAAATTGGGATTCTTCTTGCAGCCCAGGACGTGGATGTGGGGGGGCCTTTCAGCGGAAGTGTCTTCTCACAGGGGCTCCCCCTGCTCGGTGGCTTGCATTCTGCATGGGGGGATGGGATACCcctcacacacacaaaacTGTCTAGTGCAGGGATCAGGgaatcttctttccttcGTTGGCTCTCTTGGACTTGACAAGACGGGAGTTGTGCATCTCATGTGGTGTGATGGGCTTGATTGGGCGCCTCAGACACACCACCAACCAACTAAGGTGCAGATTCAGCTCTAATTTTCGTCATTGGCCTGGTGTAACGAGAAAGGAGGCAACATTCCAGCTTGGGAGGCGTTTCTTGCGCCAGCCACTCAACAAAGTCTGAGAGTATCTCAGCATGACCGTGGGCAGGCCCGATAACAGAATGCAAGGATTTCGGGCGTTACATGTATTTTTCATATCACAGACCACTGGCCACTGTGCTTATTGCTTATTATCATCCAGGGCATACAAAACAGCAAGGTACctaaggtacctaggtagttaATAGTAGCGTCACATAACTTCGAAGTCGCAGTACCTTCTTACTGTAGAGTTGCAACGCCCAGAAGTCGGTGTCGGGCCATACCCGCGCGCCATCTCAGCTAGTACCGTAGCACTTAGTAGTAAGGTAGAAGTTCTTCTGTAGTGGCGCCTCTGCGGGCCTCGCCGTTGTTCTACGACTTGTACCGGTACCGGCCAGAGATGGAAACCTGTTTgggtacctttttttttttttttttttttttttctttccagtACTAAATTAAGCTCATACGGGAGAGAAAAGGCCAAATTAAAGAGCGAGCTTCGTTCGTTGGGAATTTGAGGCTTCCGTTTACTTTGCCCAAAGGAAAGGCTGCTTATCGGGTTGCCATACTAGGTGGTAACATGATGAAATACTTTGTGCTATTAATGGTTACATGAGACATTATGGTAGACAAGaggtagtaaaaaaaaaaaaagtccgtGATATTACGCCGATGTCCACGGACATGACCGTCCTGCGGACATTGCAGGTACCTTTGGACTCACTAtaacctctctctctccacttgAATGGTCTTTGCTCTCTTACAGTATACTGCTTGTACAGTACCGTAGTTTTCCCCATGTTCCCCAAGTTGGCTCTTCAACATGTACCCTGCAATTCTCACTGTCCGTGTCTGCCGCTGCCGTAGGACGCTTTTGGAAGCTGTGCCCGGCTCTAATATCGCAGCAATTCGTCGTATACTGTGGCTCCAAACGTAATCAAGAGGTCCCCTGGCCGACTTGCAGGGATCCgccagccaaagccaagttcTGCACCTGCATGGATCCTGGGATCCAGCCAAACCGACTTAGTGCGCAGCCCACCCCTGCTGCTTAGACCCAGCCAGTGGCATCGGCCGATTGTACTCGTACATGGCCCGTACCTCACTCCATGTCCTGGTTTGGAGGCAGGCGGGAGATCCAAGTGACGAATTTGCTGTAATTGCGCCCTTGGACGGCCTGGAGAGCTCTTTTAGATGTGGCCAGAGTATAATACGCGCATGGGCCAGGAGCGgcggctcttctttttcatctctctcccccccgGTTTCGCTGATATCGTCGAGTGTCTTTCGCTGGTATACTTGACCGCCAGGACAAACGACAGGATCTACGAGTACGAGTGTAGATAAAGTTTACTACATTCTCCCAGTACAAAAAGTGTTTCCTAACAGCCAGTGGTCTATTACGTGGCCGAGGCGCTACAGACTGCTCTTCAAATTCCTCAGTCATCTGGCTTTGCTGCCATCAGATAGCAAGCCTCTCAAGCCATTTCTTTccccttttgttttttactCGTGGCGGTTGTGCGTATTATGATACCCACTCTCTAAGGCAACCGTGCCACTCATATCTATATTTGCTGTCATAGCTTTTCCTTTTACATttcgagaagagagaaacacaAGGAGGCAGTCAGGCAACATGAACTCTCCTCTAGGGTCACCGAGGCTTATGTCCTCAGCCAGCCCCTTCCGCAACAAGGTGCCTACACAGATGAGGAGATGTCTACCTCTCTACCTCACCGTTGTCGgcgtcttcctcctcattgTCAACTTCGATTGGATCTTGGCCATACCCAGCCCTACCGCCGTCCTTCGCCGCCAACCAAAAGTGCCTGCTGTGCCTGGCAGCACATTTCCGCAAAAGATTTGGCAAACGTGGAAAGTTGATCCTCTCAATTTCGAAGAGCGTGACCTTTTGACGGCGCAGACATGGACCCAGAAGAATCCGGGCATGAGATACGAGGTCATCACTGATGCTAACGAAATGGCATACATCGAGGACCGGTATGGTCCCAACGGCTACAACCGCCCAGACATTGTCAAGTTCTACAAAAGCATCAACCTTCCTATTATCAAGGCCGACCTCCTCCGATACATGGTCATGTATGCTGAAGGCGGCATTTACGCCGACATTGACGTCGAAACTATGAAACCCTTTCATCGCTTTATCCCAGATCGCTACGACGAAAAGGATATTGACCTGATTATCGGCATTGAGATTGATCAGCCCGAATTTAAAGATCATCCCATCTTGGGAAAGAAGTCCATGTCCTTTTGCCAATGGACATTTATTGCACGCCCCGAGCAGCCTGTCATGATGCGATTAATCGAAAACATTATGAAGTGGTTCAAGGCCGTTGCCAGAGAGCAGGGCGTGACCCTGGGCGAAGTGCAACTCGACTTTGACCAAGTCATCAGTGGCACTGGCCCCTCTGCATTTACCACCGCCATGCTTGAGGAGATGAACCACAAAACCAAGGGGCCCAAAGTCACCTGGGACATGTTCCATAACATGGACGAGTCCAAGCTCGTCGGCGGTGTCCTCGTCCTCACCGTCGAAGCCTTTTGCGCTGGACAAGGCCACTCCGATTCCGGCAACCATAACGCTCGCAATGCTCTTGTCAAACACCACTTCCACGCGTCCAACTGGCCCAGCCGCCATCCTCGATTCAAGCACCCTGCCTACGGCCAGGTCGAAGATTGCAACTGGGAGCCCGAGTGCATTCGCAAGTGGGACGAGAATATTGCAAACTGGGGTCACTTCTCCGagaacgagcagcagca comes from Trichoderma asperellum chromosome 3, complete sequence and encodes:
- a CDS encoding uncharacterized protein (TransMembrane:1 (i29-50o)~EggNog:ENOG41~CAZy:GT32) gives rise to the protein MNSPLGSPRLMSSASPFRNKVPTQMRRCLPLYLTVVGVFLLIVNFDWILAIPSPTAVLRRQPKVPAVPGSTFPQKIWQTWKVDPLNFEERDLLTAQTWTQKNPGMRYEVITDANEMAYIEDRYGPNGYNRPDIVKFYKSINLPIIKADLLRYMVMYAEGGIYADIDVETMKPFHRFIPDRYDEKDIDLIIGIEIDQPEFKDHPILGKKSMSFCQWTFIARPEQPVMMRLIENIMKWFKAVAREQGVTLGEVQLDFDQVISGTGPSAFTTAMLEEMNHKTKGPKVTWDMFHNMDESKLVGGVLVLTVEAFCAGQGHSDSGNHNARNALVKHHFHASNWPSRHPRFKHPAYGQVEDCNWEPECIRKWDENIANWGHFSENEQQQIIQDAENARIAAENARLEQERQLQLLAQLP